In Erigeron canadensis isolate Cc75 chromosome 7, C_canadensis_v1, whole genome shotgun sequence, one DNA window encodes the following:
- the LOC122607312 gene encoding activating signal cointegrator 1: METAGEWLEKALLDICKKTQGLDLDEDLISGLVSYCDFAPPLDAKEYLDNIVGEEAGGPVIYEYLRRRGYTDTITTSRDGPTNQLREYVKPPAKETINMTRKAVKPPKENTVTTSKNVPAQITQPQNQETGFQSKSKKKKSGKAISLAEASKGSIIFPKGQPCSCEARRHRLVSNCLSCGKIVCEQEGEGPCSFCGALVLREGSTYAGLEEEAGPVSDADAAAEAYAKRLVDYDRNSAARTIVIDDQSDYYEIEGNSWLSTEEKELLEKRKEELEEAERANRSKVVISFDLVGRKVLLNGDEASEQLENSILLKPASEREVNRIKPNPTLDIKPIFIDPGPSKKNGNGKADHVKKGLSTRMCLEISGRVQHDSSELKHHDHLDISSF; the protein is encoded by the exons ATGGAAACGGCAGGAGAATGGTTAGAAAAGGCATTACTAGATATTTGTAAGAAAACACAAGGTTTGGATTTAGATGAAGATTTAATATCTGGGCTTGTTTCTTATTGTGACTTTGCTCCACCCCTTGATGCCAAAGAATACCTTGAT AATATAGTTGGTGAGGAAGCCGGTGGACCTGTGATCTATGAATATTTGAGACGAAGAGGTTATACAGACACTATCACCACATCTCGCGATGGTCCTACTAACCAATTACGCGAGTACGTCAAACCACCAGCAAAAGAGACTATTAACATGACTAGAAAAGCAGTAAAACCACCAAAAGAGAATACTGTGACCACTTCCAAAAATGTCCCAGCTCAGATCACACAACCACAAAATCAAGAAACAGGATTCCAAAGTAAgtcaaaaaagaagaaatctGGTAAAGCGATATCTCTTGCAGAGGCTTCGAAAGGGTCTATCATATTTCCTAAGGGACAACCGTGTTCATGTGAAGCCCGCAGGCATAGACTTGTGAGTAATTGTTTGTCTTGTGGAAAGATTGTGTGCGAACAGGAAGGAGAGGGACCTTGTAGTTTTTGTGGGGCCTTAGTGCTGAGAGAAGGCAGCACATATGCTGGACTAGAGGAAGAAGCGGGTCCTGTATCTGATGCCGATGCCGCAGCCGAAGCTTATGCAAAAAGGCTTGTTGATTATGACAGAAACTCTGCTGCACGTACAATTGTGATAGATGATCAAAGCGATTACTATGAGATTGAAGGGAATAGTTGGCTGTCAACGGAG GAAAAGGAACTTCTGGAGAAGAGAAAAGAGGAACTTGAGGAGGCTGAACGTGCTAACCGCAGCAAAGTTGTCATATCTTTTGATTTAGTAGGGCGTAAG GTTCTTTTGAATGGAGATGAAGCCTCAGAACAATTGGAAAATAGTATCTTGCTGAAACCTGCTAGTGAACGAGAAGTGAACCGCATCAAGCCTAATCCGACCCTTGATATAAAACCAATTTTCATCGACCCTGGCCCCAGCAAGAAAAATGGCAATGGGAAGGCGGATCATGTGAAAAAGGGATTATCCACTCGTATGTGCTTGGAAATTAGTGGTAGGGTGCAGCATGACTCCAGTGAACTAAAACACCATGACCATTTGGATATCAGCAGCTTCTGA